From a single Andrena cerasifolii isolate SP2316 chromosome 8, iyAndCera1_principal, whole genome shotgun sequence genomic region:
- the Srrm234 gene encoding serine-arginine repetitive matrix 2/3/4 isoform X4, which translates to MTVKISTRVRETHQIAEAQQEKNAKLREAFGISEFFVEGSSLDPERHAREAEARAAASKVYELVRTPSPAPDTTSVPEKKKRKRSGSTSKKKKGKKHKKERSESPKANKKKEKSKKKKKEKKHKKAEASSSDSDSSEASDDSSSSETESKKKKKKKKKKAKAEAKEKHEKKKVAVKRKHQSSESSSDSSPERPKKSMKHDKAVEKSKNEEVEITTKEPRSNRSPKKQEKSRNETPPIKKKDSPVKKVVSEKRDKSPVVHKSPPPRRHRSPSRSRVERGRSPRRYSRSRRVSPSPRRRRISRSPRRYNRYSVSRSRSRSRYERYGSRRRVSPPPRRRRSDSRKRSKSPRRQREKREKSRDRRRSRSRTRSRSRRSTLSYSPVRKNPERYKHILEDKKKRDPKKGQQDIRRKSRSSSRTRKMRTITPRVRLRSSSEDETDMADDEPKPEDEEKIKELHTLKRLQSGLAAKARESLGKKVISPVKVKMEKKEESILDIALPNDPPKMVQNIVGPVREKSKSKSPISHLPAIQSPVSSRSPSPALPLTREEAAIKIRSPSESPPPLPQTLNKINSRSPSVASKTNHRSKSPSTSKKDSPVALRKESKSSSHSPPVCHKDAAMKLRSPSESPPPLPPSNVNKTSKRSASPSTSKKSPPTSRKHSPREKSYSRSPSRSYTRSVSLEKRSSRSPRHRSPRSLSREKKSRSPSRSKKSVSPRHRSPVSPARSKKSPKSPARQKRVSRSRSSSESKRSASRSLSRSKKSPSRSPEKSRSRSRTRSLSKRSRSRSLSKKSRSRSLSKKSRSRSLSKKSRSRSLSKKSRSRSRSLSRLSRDKEKRSRSRSSSRSSASSRHSRRSFSSSSRSSSSVSSRSSRSTSSSSASSRSRSPSIPRRHGSPSFLDRRRITSARKRPIPYHRPTPTPPSSPSSSDSSRHSNWSSPSHRSSCSPSRSPSYTR; encoded by the exons AGTAGCCTAGATCCGGAGAGGCACGCGCGCGAAGCGGAGGCAAGAGCTGCTGCGAGCAAAGTGTACGAATTAGTGCGAACCCCTAGTCCAGCTCCGGACACGACGTCCGTtccggagaagaagaagagaaaaagatCCGGCAGCACGAGCAAGAAGAAAAAGGGGAAGAAGCACAAGAAGGAAAG GTCGGAATCGCCGAAGGCCaacaagaagaaagagaaatccaagaagaagaaaaaggagaagaagcaCAAGAAGGCCGAGGCTAGTTCCTCTGACAGTGATTCTAGCGAAGCTTCAGATGATAGCAG CTCTTCTGAGACTGAgtcaaagaagaaaaagaaaaagaagaagaagaaggctaAGGCGGAAGCAAAAGAAAAACACGAG aagaaaaaagtaGCTGTCAAGAGGAAGCATCAGTCATCCGAGAGCTCGTCGGACAG TTCTCCGGAGAGACCGAAAAAATCTATGAAACATGATAAAGCCGTGGAAAAGTCTAAAAACGAAGAGGTAGAGATTACCACGAAAGAACCTCGATCGAACCGTTCACCaaagaagcaagaaaagagTCGAAACGAAACTCCACCCATTAAAAAGAAAGATTCTCCAGTGAAAAAGGTCGTATCCGAGAAAAGGGACAAGTCTCCGGTTGTGCACAAGAGTCCTCCGCCAAGGCGACATAGATCACCGTCGAGAAGCAGAGTCGAGAGAGGAAGGTCTCCGAGGAGATACTCTAGGTCCCGACGAGTCAGCCCTTCGCCGAGAAGAAGAAGGATTTCAAGATCTCCCAGAAGATACAACAGATACTCAGTCTCCAGAAGCAGAAGTCGATCGAGGTACGAACGTTATGGATCGCGACGCAGAGTGTCACCGCCACCCAGACGCAGGAGATCCGACTCTCGAAAGAGATCAAAGTCGCCTAGGAGACAGCGCGAGAAACGAGAGAAGTCGAGGGATCGTCGAAGAAGCCGCAGCAGGACAAGGAGTAGATCTCGACGATCCACCTTAAGCTACTCTCCGGTGAGGAAGAATCCAGAACGGTACAAGCACATATTGGAGGACAAGAAGAAACGAGATCCGAAAAAGGGTCAGCAGGACATCAGACGGAAGTCACGATCAAGCTCTAGGACCAGAAAGATGCGGACGATCACGCCGAGGGTCAGGCTGCGATCCTCGAGCGAAGACGAAACTGACATGGCTGACGACGAACCGAAACCAGAGGACGAAGAGAAAATAAAGGAACTACATACTCTGAAGCGTTTACAAAGTGGCCTTGCCGCAAAAGCTAGAGAAAGCCTGGGCAAGAAGGTAATAAGCCCTGTGAAAGTTAAAATGGAGAAGAAAGAGGAGAGTATACTTGATATTGCTTTACCAAATGACCCACCAAAAATGGTACAAAACATTGTTGGTCCCGTTCGAGAGAAGTCTAAGTCGAAGTCACCTATATCCCATCTACCTGCTATTCAGTCGCCAGTATCTAGCAGATCGCCTTCACCAGCGTTACCGTTGACCCGGGAAGAGGCAGCTATTAAAATACGATCGCCCAGCGAATCACCTCCCCCATTACCGCAAACTTTAAACAAGATTAACTCCAGATCTCCAAGCGTGGCGTCCAAAACAAACCATCGTTCAAAGTCTCCGAGTACCTCTAAAAAGGACTCTCCGGTCGCGTTGCGGAAAGAGAGTAAGTCATCCTCGCACTCGCCACCCGTTTGTCACAAAGACGCAGCTATGAAATTGCGTTCTCCAAGCGAATCTCCTCCTCCTCTACCACCGAGCAATGTGAACAAAACCTCGAAACGGTCTGCCTCTCCGAGCACCTCGAAAAAGAGCCCACCTACTTCAAGAAAGCACTCTCCGAGAGAGAAGTCTTATTCTAGGTCACCTTCTAGGTCCTACACAAGATCGGTGTCGTTGGAGAAAAGGTCGTCCAGATCACCTAGACATCGTTCGCCAAGATCTCTCTCCAGAGAAAAGAAGTCACGTTCTCCGTCGAGAAGCAAGAAATCAGTGTCCCCCAGGCACAGGTCCCCGGTGTCTCCGGCAAGATCCAAGAAGTCACCGAAATCTCCAGCTAGACAGAAACGAGTAAGTCGATCGAGATCCTCTTCGGAATCGAAACGCTCCGCGTCGAGGTCTCTGTCGCGCTCGAAAAAGTCTCCCTCTCGTTCGCCGGAGAAATCGAGATCCAGGAGCAGGACCAGGTCGTTGTCGAAGAGGTCTAGGAGTCGTTCTCTGTCGAAGAAGTCGAGGAGTCGGTCACTGTCGAAGAAATCGCGAAGCCGGTCGTTGTCGAAAAAATCCAGGAGTCGATCGTTGTCGAAGAAGTCGCGGAGTCGTTCACGATCCCTGTCCAGGTTATCGCGGGACAAGGAGAAGAGAAGCCGCTCCAGAAGCAGTTCGCGTTCTTCTGCGAG TTCAAGGCACAGTCGTCGAAGTTTCTCTAGCTCATCGCGATCATCGAGCAGCGTTTCCAGCAGGTCCTCCCGTTCGACGTCCAGTAGTTCAGCTTCTAGCAGGTCTCGTTCCCCGTCTATACCTCGACGTCACGGTTCGCCTAGTTTCCTAGACAGACGTCGTATCACAAG CGCAAGGAAACGACCAATTCCATATCACCGACCTACTCCGACACCACCTTCGTCACCGAGTAGCTCAGATAGCAGCAGACACAGTAATTGGTCAAGTCCAAGTCATCGGTCAAGTTGTTCCCCAAGTCGGAGTCCATCGTACACGCGTTGA
- the LOC143372103 gene encoding peroxisomal membrane protein 2, with protein MAFSKPNIILQLTSAYFERLYTSPIKTKAITSCIIAVAGNYLSQKISGIKHVNKDSLLAFALFGLLFGGPVPHYFYMYIHPLVKNPLMLLVIERCLYMPCFQALALYMLALLEGNTHNDACKQMKKLYWPILGANLRYLTLLQYINMRYVPPVLRVLMVNLIGFFWTIFLAQQRAKQEKVKGGRK; from the exons ATGGCATTCTCAAAACCGAATATAATTCTGCAGCTTACTAGTGCGTATTTCGAGCGTCTTTATACCAGTCCaataaaaaccaaagcaatcaccAG TTGCATTATCGCCGTTGCCGGCAATTACTTATCGCAAAAGATTTCTGGAATCAAACATGTCAACAAGGACAGTTTACTCGCGTTTGCTCTTTTtgg ATTACTCTTCGGTGGTCCTGTACCGCATTATTTTTACATGTATATACATCCATTGGTGAAGAATCCTCTCATGCTTTTGGTGATTGAAAGATGTTTGTACATGCCATGTTTTCAAGCACTAGCATTGTACATGTTAGCTCTGCTCGAG GGTAATACACATAACGATGCTTGCAAgcagatgaaaaaattatattggcCTATACTTGGTGCAAATTTAAGATATTTAACGTTGTTGCAGTATATCAACATGAGATACGTTCCACCAGTG TTACGTGTTTTGATGGTAAACTTGATTGGGTTCTTCTGGACTATATTCCTTGCGCAACAGAGAGCCAAACAAGAAAAGGTCAAAGGTGGAAGGAAGTAA
- the LOC143372112 gene encoding uncharacterized protein LOC143372112: MAQGKLKVKTKLPSVKGKAKDKNKKGLAVKRRNNAPIQPKKRKFEETHKLKQMITRNVNKAMENELREKALGGKKSLTNKAPSTSQKK; this comes from the exons ATGGCGCAGGGAAAATTAAAGGTGAAAACAAAGTTGCCATCAGTCAAAGGAAAAgctaaagataaaaataagaaggGGCTAGCTGTAAAACGTCGCAATA ATGCACCCATTCAGCCAAAAAAGAGAAAATTCGAGGAAACCCATAAGTTGAAGCAAATGATCACTAGAAATGTTAACAAAGCGATGGAAAATGAGCTACGCGAAAAAGCTTTGGGGGGGAAGAAGTCTCTTACGAACAAAGCACCTTCTACTTCACAGAAGAAATAG